CATTTTGAGCATTAATAATCTTTTTATTAAAGCCATATATTAGAAAAAAGTAAAAAGGTAGGCTTATAAATGCAATCATACCAGTTTGCCAAGAATAGTAAAATAAAAATATTAAAGAAACAATAGTTGTCAATGCACTAATAACGATATTTCCTATAAAAGTTTTTATAACACGTTGGATTCGTTGAGTATCATTTAAACGAGCAACTAATTCACCTACTCTACGAGTATCAAAAAAAGGTTTAGGTAAATCTAGTAATGCTGAATAAAACTTATTAATAATACGATTATTAAAGCTTTTAGTTTGTTGGATTAAAAAATAATCTCGTAATGCAGTAAAGAATACCTTTATAAATAGTAAGAAGGAAACTAAAATGATACCAGTTATTAATTTATTAAAGTCTTTAGAAGGTAAAATATCATCAATTAATTTTTGAGAGAAAATTGCCATTGCCATTCCTAAAGTAACGATACATAAGCCTAGAATAATACTAAAACTGATAAGTTTATAATCTTCTTTTATAAGTGTTAAAAACCATTTTCTTTTATATTCGGATTTTTTTTTTGATTTAATAAAGTTTTTATTTGGTTCAAGAGTTAAACATGTATTAGATTTCCATATGGTTTCTAATTCTTTTTTTGTGTAACTAACAATACCTTTTGCAGGATCTCCAATTATGAATTTTTTATTTTTATAACCATAGGAGACGATATAATGTTGCATATATTCATTAATAACAACATGTAATATTAATGGAGATTTATGTTTTATTAAACTATCTATACTAGCTTTATTTCCTTTAGCTGTAAATCCCAGTTGGTTTGCTGCTTGGTATAAGCCTAAAAGAGTTGTACCTTCTTTTGTTGTACCACTCAACTCTCTTAACCTTTCTAAAGAGTTACTCCCTCCATAAAATTGTATAAGAGATAAAAGACATGCAACTCCACAATCAGATTGCCCTTGTTGAAAAATAAAAGTTTTCTGTAAATTTTTGATATTTAATAATTTTTACTTGTTAATGAATTTAATATGCCTTGTTGGTTTATTTGACCTTTATGAATTTTAATCAGATTCTGTTGTTTATCATATATAATTGAGGAAGGAATCGAGGTCACATTGAATAATGTTGAAAAACTATTATCATTATCACTTAAAAAAGTAATATTTTGTTTGCTATTTAAATTGTGCTGTTCTGAAAATACTTTAATTTTCTTTATAGACTCTGTAGAAATGAAAATTAATTGTATACTCTCAAGCCTACCTATATTTTCAGAAATATTCTGCGCTTCAAAATGACACATATCACATTCACTATTAAAGTATAAGAATATAGTAGGTAAATAGGGGGTTAAGTCGTTTTTTGTATATTTTGTTTTTTCGAGAGTGTTAAAAGAAAACTCAGGAATTGACTTAATTTTTTTTTCAATAATTTCAATTTCTTTACTCTTGTTAATAATATTATATATTAAAAATATAATTATGCCAAGAGTTAAAGAAAAAATAAACAGCTTAATTAATTTTTTACTCATAACATTTAAATCATATTTAAGGTTAAAAACATTATAAATATAACCCATATTAATAAAGAAATTCCATAACTGCTTGCTACTATATAAAAACTTTTATTAAAGGATGTATTTAATTCTTTACCTATAAAATAAGTAAGAATAATCCAGTAAGCTAGCTCAAATAAATTGACTACTTGTAGGGGGTAAATAAACCAAGGCTGTATTTCCTCATAGTCAATAATATTTAGAATTGATAAAGGATAGAAGTATTCTAGGTCGTTTATAGAGAAATTTTTGACAAAAAAATAAAACCAGAACGTTTTTACTAATATTACCAATAAAAAAATATACTCAGATTTAATGACAATATCAAATAATTTATTGAACTTTATATTTTTCTCAAAAAAAAAGCAACCAACATCTAAAATAGCTGAAATTATAAGTAATTTGAGTAATAGTATAAAGGGAAAAGAAAGGTATCCTAACCATTCCCACTTTTCTTTAAAATTTAATAAATCAATTAGTTGTTGATTAGTTAATTGATCACTAAAAGAATTAATTAATAAACTATCGGTATTTAGGGTTTCATTATAGAGAAAAGTAAGAAAAAAGAAAGTAAAAAGTAATAAAAGGACTTGAAATAGAAGTTTTTTCATTTTTATTTAAATCTTTAAAGTAAGAACTTACCTATATAGGTAAATTCTTACTTTTTTTAATACTAAAAAGTATCACCGTTTCCAGAAGCTTCACAAGCAGCTGTCTCATATAACCATAAAACTAAGGCTGCAGGACTAACTAGTTTAGCCCATTTAAGATTTTCAGCAGCATCACAATGACCACCTCCAATTAAGTTTTCCATTTGTTTTAAATCTAATGATTCCATAAAAAAAAATTAAGTTATTACCATTCTATTCATATTTACTAAAGTAGTCACGAATGGTTACAGTAACCACTTTAGTTTTACTTATGTACAAAAACATTGACTAAAAGTTTAGTTTTTTAGTATTATATAGAATAAACTATATATTTCTACCAAAGCTTTTAAATTTGATAAAAACTTTGAAAAGGAAGTATATGAGAGTTATATTAATAACAAGAATATATAATTATATGTTTTCATAGCGTTAAATTATTTTTGAGAAGCAATTATACAAAAAAAACTCGCCAATTGGCAAGTTTTTTTATCTTTTAAAAAAGTTTAGCAGAAAAAATTACTTTATTTCAGCAAGAAACTCTTTGTTCATTTTTACATAATCAGCATTTTCAGCTTTTTCAGCACCAGCTAATGAAGCTTTAGCTGCTTTAACTGCTCCTTTTTTATCGCCAGCTTTCGCTAAGATTAATGATTGTTGACGTAAATACCAAAAACGAGGCTGGTCTTTAGTCATGTCAACCGCTTTGTTAATCCAATTTTTAGCTTTGTTAATGTCTTTTCCTTCTTGTAAGTAATACACAGCAGAAGAAAAATAATCATTGGCAGAAGGTCCGCCCATTACTTGCGCAATGCTTTTTTCTACAGCCTTATCAGTAGGAGTATTAAACTTTACACCTATGTAAGCATTTTCCCATAAAATTCCTAACACAGCAGAATCGTTTGTTAAGTCATCAATACTCATTGTGAACGTTTCAATTTTCATAGGCATAGCTTCAACTTTGGCAGTAGTAGATACAGCAACTTTAGCATCATCCCATTTTCTTGGAGTTCCCCAGTTGTTAGCATCTGAATAAAAAATTACTTCCCAAGAATCTTTTCCTGGTTTAGTATATAAAGCGTATGTTCCTTTTTTTAAGGTTTTACCGTCAATAGTAACATCGTCACTAAAAGTAACTTTTGTGTTTGCATTTGCACCAGTTCTCCATACTTTTCCGTAAGGAACTAAATCGCCAAAAATGGTTCTTCCCTTCATACTTGGACGAGAATATTCAACTGATACATCTGTTAAACCTACAGTTTGCTCTAACTTAGCTGCAGGACTAGGGGCTGGGGTCTTTAATTGTGCATTGATGTTTGTTGATAAAGCAACAACAAACAAGCTTAAAAGTATTTTTTTCATGTTGATAGATTTGTTTTTTAATTAGTTTTGTTAAAATTACAAGGAATTCCTTGGATTAATGTTAACAAAAACTTAAAATAGCTAAGAGCTGTTTTAATAGATATTTGCAACCAAAATTACGAATGACAAAAAATAGAATATATAGAAATAATGGAGCCATTGGTGCTTTGTTAGATGAATATGAAAAATCAATAACCGAGTTTAAAGAAGTTATTAAGGATGTAAATTCAAAAGAATTGATTCAAATAGTTGATAGTGAAACGAAAGATGAAGATTGTAAATCAATTCAAACAATAATAACACATGTAGTTAGAGCAGGATATACGTATGTTATTGAGATAAGAAGATGGTTAGGAGAAGATATAAAGTATAAAGAGAAAGAGACGTTAAATTCTATTTTAGAGTATAATGAAGCATTGGATAAAATGTTTGCTTATAATGAACAACTTTTTGATGATTATCCTGATATAAAACTAGAAGAATTAGAACCAAATAAGAAAGTACATGTTAGGTGGGGACAGAAATATGATGTAGAACAATTATTTGAACATGCTATTGTACATATACTAAGACATAGAAGACAAATAGAATTATTTAAAAACAAAATTAGTAGATAGAAATTTATAAAATGAAAAGATACATTTCTGAAGGTATAGGAACCTTTGCTTTAATTTTCTGCGGAACAGGAGCAATGACAGTAAATGAAGTAACCAACGGTGCTGATCTAACACATACTGGGGTGGCAATTACTTGGGGATTGATAGTAATGGCTATGATTTATGCTTTTGGAGAAATTTCAGGAGCACATTTTAATCCAGCTGTAACAATTGCTTTTGCCTATGCTAAAAAATTTTCATGGAAAGAGGTGCCTAAATATATAATAGCTCAATTAGTAGGAGCTATACTGGCAAGTGTAATGCTCTGGATTTTATTTCCAACGAGTGAGTTCTATGGAGCAACATTACCCTCAGTAGTGCCTTGGCGAGCCTTTATTTTAGAGCTTTTATTAACTTTCTTTTTAATGCTAACGATAATAAATGTATCTACAGGAAGTAAAGAAGTAGGAGTAATGGCAGGTATTGCTATTGGTGGAGTAGTTTTATTGGAAGCTATGTTTGCAGGCCCTATAACAAAAGCTTCTATGAACCCAGCTCGTTCTATAGCACCAGCATTAGTTTCTGGTCACTTAGAGCATTTATGGCTGTATATACTAGCTCCAATTTTAGGAGCTTTATTAGCAGTGGTTTCATGTAAACTTGTAAAAGACGATAATTGTTGTGATGAAAAATGTTAGCATTTTAGGCTGTGGTTGGCTAGGAAAAGAATTAGCAGTAAATTTTATTGAGAAAGGATATGAAGTAAAAGGTTCAACAACTTCTAAAGAGAAACTTCAAGAATTAGAATCAGTTGCAATACCCCCTTATTTAGTTGATATTTCAAAGGAACATATTTCATCAGAATTTTTAGATGCTGATGTATTGATAATTGCAATAACTTCTAAAGAAGTAGAAGACTTTAAATGGTTGATAACTTCAATAGAAAAGTCAAACATAACTAAAGTTATCTTTATTAGTTCCACTTCGGTGTATCCTAGTATAAATAAGGAAATGACAGAAGAAGATGAAACTGTAAATTCTCCGCTAGTAGAAATAGAAAACCTATTTAGAAATAATAATAATTTTCAAACAACTATAATTCGTTTTGCTGGATTATTTGGAGGGGAAAGGCAACCAGGAAATTGGTTTGCGAATAGAAAAATACCACATCCAAAAGGCTATGTAAACATGATTCACCGTGAGGACTGTATCGCAATTATACAAGAAATTGTAGAACAAAATGTTTTTGGAGAAGTATTTAATGCTTGTATAAATCACCATCCAACCAGAGAAGATTTTTATATAAATGCTAGAAAAAGTCTTGGAAAACCAATTCCTGAGTTCGATAATTCAAAACCATTGGAATATAAAATAATTAATAGTGAAAAACTTCAAAAAGTATTGAGCTATCAGTTTCTACACAATGATTTATTAAATATTTGATGTTTTAACAACCACTAACCACTTACTGATACTTCTTCTTTCTCCAGTAATTAAATCCAAAACCAAACAGAGCTAACAAAACTAACGGAATACCAATATTGATAAATTGCCAAAAACGTTTTTCAGTAAAAGCACGTTGCTTATCCAATAAATTAATTTGAATGGTTTTATTACGTAGTTGAATCAATCCAGAATCGTCTAACAAATAATCAATAGCATTGATTAAAAACTCTTTATTACCAAACTGTTCTCCTGTCCATTTATCCAGTGATAAATCGTGAGGTTTTCCTTTTAAAATCTGATTTCTACCTACATCACCGTCAGCAATTACAATCATTTTATTGTTTGTACTCTCAGCTTTAAAATCAGGAGTGTCAAAAGGTTTTATTCTGTTTTTATATGCAGAAGGAATATTACCTTCTACAAGAACAGCCAATAATTGTGGGCCTGAAGCAAATTCATTTTCTTTAGGTTCTTTGGCAATACTTTGTAATTCAATAAAGTTGGGAGTTCCTGTTTTTTTAGTCAATACAGAAGTAACCAATAAAGGTGTTTTTTTTAAGTTTCCTTTTAACGTATCTATTTGAGTGGTAAAACGAAAACGAACAGGCGCAACATTTTTAGTAATCGGGTGGTTTGGATTTCCATTAACTAACGGATGATAAAACCAATTTAAGTGTTGAAACTGTGTTTGGTTGCCTACATTTCCTGTAGCTAGTGGAATTTTAGCAGAATATAAATCTTGAATGAGTTTATTGTTTACACGAATTTGATACCCAAACAATAAGTCCGTTAAATTCAAATCACGAGGAAATGCTAACATTTTTCCTTCATTATACAAACTATCAGTATCCGCATAGTTATTATCTAACATCCATAAACTTTTACCACCATTGGCAATAAATTGATCGACGGTAAGCTTTTCTTCTTCTGTAAAACGCTCAGTAGGTTTGGCAATAATTGCTAAATCGTATGCTCTTAAGTCTTTTAAGGTTTTTTGCGGATTATTAGCAACACTATCTAATGTAAACTTGGCTAAACGATATTTTTTACCAATTTCACTTAACAAACTATATTGATAAATATCTTGCAACTCACCATTACCAGCTAATACCGCTATTTTTTGTCTTTCTTTTAAAGTAACATTATGTAGTGCATTAGCAAAAGAATACTCTAATTTTTCAACAGCATTTTGTAGCTGAGCTTCTTGAGTTTTAGCAATTGAGTTAGGAAGTAAAGAAATTAACTCTACTTTTTTACCATAAGTAATTTCAGCCCAAGGAAAAATAATAGCTTCAGATAACTTTCCATCTTCTTCCACAGTTAACTGACTTGGCATCATTCCTCTTTTTACCAAACGTTCACGAATGTTATCAGGGTTGATAAAACGGAAACGAATATTGGCATTTTTAGCTTGTAGCTCTTCTAAAAACTGACGAGTTTCTATTTGCAAACGCTTAAATTCTGCAGGGAAATCACCTTCTAAGAATACATGAATCGTTAGTGGGGTGTCAATTTTATCAATAAGACGTTCACTTACTTCAGATAAGGTATAACGTTTGTCTTGTGTTAAATCGAAACGTTTGTAAACTGAATTAGCGATGTAATTAACAATTAACAATCCGATAAGAGCTAATGCAATATGTTGTAATTTCTTATTCATTTTTTAACTGTTGTTTAGTGATGAATAAAAAGAAGAATGTAACACTGATAAAATAGATTACATCACGAGTGTCTACCACACCACGACTAATGCTTTTAAAATGTTCATTAAAACCAAACTGTTGTAAGGTATACCCTGAGTTTCCTAAAGAAGAACCTACAGCGTCAAAACCATAGAATAAAGCAAAAGTGATAAATACACTTAAAATAAATGCCACAATTTGATTTTTTGAAAGGGTAGAAGTAAATAATCCAACAGCTGTATAGGTTGCTGCTAAAAATAACAAACCTAAATACGAACCTATAGTACTACCTAGGTCTAAATTTCCAATAGGACTTCCTAATTGATACACAGTATATGCATAGGTTAATGTTGGTAATAATGCAATGACAACTAACAAAAGAGAAGCGAAAAACTTACCTAATACAATTTGCCAATCGGTAAGTGGTTTAGTTTTTAGAATTTCAATAGTTCCGCTATTAAATTCATCAGCAAAGCTTTTCATGGTAATGGCAGGGATTAAAAATAAGAATAACCATGGAGATAAATAAAAAAAGCTATTTAAATCGGCAAACCCCGCATTTAAAATGTTGAAATTGTCTTTAAATACCCATAAAAATAAACCGTTTACAAGTAAAAACACCCCAATAACCAAATAGGCAATAGGTGAGGCAAAAAATGAGTTAAATTCTTTCTTTAGTAGTGGTAGCATAAAATACTATTGTTCGTTTTTAAGTAGCCCAAAAATAACATTATTCTCGAAGTCGTTATCTTTTTTATCAGGACGTAATTGAAAGTTAAACCTTTTTAACAAATTTATAGAATCTTTATTGTGTTTGTGAGTATAGGCTTCTATTTCGTTTAAGTTAAGAGAACTAAACCCAAACTGAAGAACCTTTTTTAAAGCTTCACTCATAAAACCTTTTCCGTGAGCATTAGGGTGTAATTCATAACCAACTTCAGCATAAGAAAAATCATCATTGAAGTGGCGCAAACCGATAGAGCCAATAATCTCATTATTGTGTTCTATTAACCAGT
The nucleotide sequence above comes from Tenacibaculum singaporense. Encoded proteins:
- a CDS encoding peroxiredoxin family protein; translation: MSKKLIKLFIFSLTLGIIIFLIYNIINKSKEIEIIEKKIKSIPEFSFNTLEKTKYTKNDLTPYLPTIFLYFNSECDMCHFEAQNISENIGRLESIQLIFISTESIKKIKVFSEQHNLNSKQNITFLSDNDNSFSTLFNVTSIPSSIIYDKQQNLIKIHKGQINQQGILNSLTSKNY
- a CDS encoding DUF2911 domain-containing protein, translating into MKKILLSLFVVALSTNINAQLKTPAPSPAAKLEQTVGLTDVSVEYSRPSMKGRTIFGDLVPYGKVWRTGANANTKVTFSDDVTIDGKTLKKGTYALYTKPGKDSWEVIFYSDANNWGTPRKWDDAKVAVSTTAKVEAMPMKIETFTMSIDDLTNDSAVLGILWENAYIGVKFNTPTDKAVEKSIAQVMGGPSANDYFSSAVYYLQEGKDINKAKNWINKAVDMTKDQPRFWYLRQQSLILAKAGDKKGAVKAAKASLAGAEKAENADYVKMNKEFLAEIK
- a CDS encoding DinB family protein codes for the protein MTKNRIYRNNGAIGALLDEYEKSITEFKEVIKDVNSKELIQIVDSETKDEDCKSIQTIITHVVRAGYTYVIEIRRWLGEDIKYKEKETLNSILEYNEALDKMFAYNEQLFDDYPDIKLEELEPNKKVHVRWGQKYDVEQLFEHAIVHILRHRRQIELFKNKISR
- a CDS encoding MIP/aquaporin family protein, translated to MKRYISEGIGTFALIFCGTGAMTVNEVTNGADLTHTGVAITWGLIVMAMIYAFGEISGAHFNPAVTIAFAYAKKFSWKEVPKYIIAQLVGAILASVMLWILFPTSEFYGATLPSVVPWRAFILELLLTFFLMLTIINVSTGSKEVGVMAGIAIGGVVLLEAMFAGPITKASMNPARSIAPALVSGHLEHLWLYILAPILGALLAVVSCKLVKDDNCCDEKC
- a CDS encoding NAD(P)H-binding protein, with protein sequence MKNVSILGCGWLGKELAVNFIEKGYEVKGSTTSKEKLQELESVAIPPYLVDISKEHISSEFLDADVLIIAITSKEVEDFKWLITSIEKSNITKVIFISSTSVYPSINKEMTEEDETVNSPLVEIENLFRNNNNFQTTIIRFAGLFGGERQPGNWFANRKIPHPKGYVNMIHREDCIAIIQEIVEQNVFGEVFNACINHHPTREDFYINARKSLGKPIPEFDNSKPLEYKIINSEKLQKVLSYQFLHNDLLNI
- the gldG gene encoding gliding motility-associated ABC transporter substrate-binding protein GldG, which translates into the protein MNKKLQHIALALIGLLIVNYIANSVYKRFDLTQDKRYTLSEVSERLIDKIDTPLTIHVFLEGDFPAEFKRLQIETRQFLEELQAKNANIRFRFINPDNIRERLVKRGMMPSQLTVEEDGKLSEAIIFPWAEITYGKKVELISLLPNSIAKTQEAQLQNAVEKLEYSFANALHNVTLKERQKIAVLAGNGELQDIYQYSLLSEIGKKYRLAKFTLDSVANNPQKTLKDLRAYDLAIIAKPTERFTEEEKLTVDQFIANGGKSLWMLDNNYADTDSLYNEGKMLAFPRDLNLTDLLFGYQIRVNNKLIQDLYSAKIPLATGNVGNQTQFQHLNWFYHPLVNGNPNHPITKNVAPVRFRFTTQIDTLKGNLKKTPLLVTSVLTKKTGTPNFIELQSIAKEPKENEFASGPQLLAVLVEGNIPSAYKNRIKPFDTPDFKAESTNNKMIVIADGDVGRNQILKGKPHDLSLDKWTGEQFGNKEFLINAIDYLLDDSGLIQLRNKTIQINLLDKQRAFTEKRFWQFINIGIPLVLLALFGFGFNYWRKKKYQ
- the gldF gene encoding gliding motility-associated ABC transporter permease subunit GldF, translated to MLPLLKKEFNSFFASPIAYLVIGVFLLVNGLFLWVFKDNFNILNAGFADLNSFFYLSPWLFLFLIPAITMKSFADEFNSGTIEILKTKPLTDWQIVLGKFFASLLLVVIALLPTLTYAYTVYQLGSPIGNLDLGSTIGSYLGLLFLAATYTAVGLFTSTLSKNQIVAFILSVFITFALFYGFDAVGSSLGNSGYTLQQFGFNEHFKSISRGVVDTRDVIYFISVTFFFLFITKQQLKNE
- a CDS encoding GNAT family N-acetyltransferase produces the protein MSLFSPFPILHTQRLVLRKLIVSDKEALFKIRSNAIVNKFIDRQVPESISEIEDFIKLIEKLVSKNEGIYWLIEHNNEIIGSIGLRHFNDDFSYAEVGYELHPNAHGKGFMSEALKKVLQFGFSSLNLNEIEAYTHKHNKDSINLLKRFNFQLRPDKKDNDFENNVIFGLLKNEQ